A single window of Streptomyces griseoviridis DNA harbors:
- a CDS encoding cytochrome P450 family protein, with translation MDPADGLLDHPHDVYPRLRESAPVHRITGPDGTPAWLVTRYDDVRAALADPRLSLDKKHATPGTYQGFRLPPALDANLLNMDPPDHTRVRRLVGRAFTPRRVQQLRAPMRESADRLLDALGPHGTTDLVASYATPLPITVICDLLGIPEHHRHDFRAWTDALLLPDPARPEAGKQAIVAMLGFFAQLFADKRAHPADDLLSDLIAVRDEDDRLSEDELTSLAFLILFAGYENTVQLIGNAVSLLLQHPDQLAALRADPARIPSAVEEFLRHEGPAAFAIRRFPVEDVTIAGVTVPAGETVWVSLASANRDPGRFPDPDRLDIGRDTSGHLALGLGIHYCVGAPLARAETEIALAALLERFPRLALADDELRWRPSLRARGLAALPVTYSTDSEAHAGADADTDTEADPEAHAKADPEADPDADPEVEPDDSSPTPSPAGS, from the coding sequence ATGGACCCCGCCGACGGCCTTCTCGACCACCCCCACGACGTCTACCCCCGGCTGCGCGAGAGCGCGCCCGTGCACCGGATCACCGGGCCCGACGGCACACCCGCCTGGCTCGTCACCCGGTACGACGACGTCCGTGCCGCCCTGGCCGATCCCCGGCTCTCGCTCGACAAGAAGCACGCGACGCCGGGCACCTACCAGGGGTTCCGGCTGCCGCCCGCGCTCGACGCCAACCTCCTCAACATGGACCCGCCCGACCACACCCGGGTCCGCCGACTGGTCGGCCGCGCCTTCACCCCCCGCCGGGTCCAGCAACTCCGGGCTCCCATGAGGGAGTCCGCCGACCGCCTCCTCGACGCCCTCGGCCCGCACGGCACCACCGACCTCGTCGCCTCCTACGCCACGCCCCTGCCGATCACCGTCATCTGCGATCTGCTCGGCATCCCCGAGCACCACCGGCACGACTTCCGGGCCTGGACCGACGCGCTCCTGCTGCCCGACCCGGCCAGGCCCGAGGCGGGCAAGCAGGCGATCGTCGCCATGCTCGGGTTCTTCGCCCAACTCTTCGCCGACAAGCGCGCCCACCCCGCCGACGACCTCCTCTCCGACCTGATCGCCGTACGCGACGAGGACGACCGGCTCAGCGAGGACGAGTTGACGTCCCTCGCCTTCCTCATCCTGTTCGCCGGGTACGAGAACACCGTCCAACTCATCGGCAACGCCGTCTCGTTGCTGCTCCAGCACCCCGACCAGCTCGCCGCCCTGCGCGCGGACCCGGCCCGTATCCCGTCCGCCGTCGAGGAGTTCCTGCGCCACGAGGGGCCCGCCGCGTTCGCCATCCGGCGCTTCCCGGTCGAGGACGTGACCATCGCGGGCGTGACCGTCCCGGCGGGCGAGACGGTCTGGGTCTCCCTCGCCTCCGCCAACCGCGACCCCGGCCGCTTCCCCGACCCCGACCGCCTCGACATCGGCCGCGACACCTCGGGACACCTCGCGCTCGGCCTGGGCATCCACTACTGCGTCGGCGCCCCACTGGCCCGCGCCGAGACGGAGATCGCCCTCGCCGCCCTCCTCGAACGCTTCCCCCGGCTCGCCCTCGCCGACGACGAACTCCGCTGGCGCCCCTCGCTGCGCGCCCGCGGCCTCGCGGCCCTGCCGGTCACCTACTCGACCGACTCCGAGGCCCACGCCGGCGCCGACGCCGACACCGACACCGAGGCCGACCCCGAGGCCCACGCCAAGGCCGACCCCGAGGCCGATCCCGACGCCGACCCCGAGGTGGAACCCGACGACTCCTCCCCGACTCCTTCACCCGCCGGTTCCTGA
- a CDS encoding FUSC family protein: MTRSLPALPPWLAHALRAQRGPVPWSAVVRGALAAGPVLLGAVLLDRTSLGVVAAIGAMLAGINDRPGSRRAAVRRLGMPALAGAAGLLVGTSAGDHLGPLALTLLLTAVGLLAGSVSAVGPIASGAGTQLLVASSIGAGMPLPDAGWQRALAFLTGAGWLLAVRLVLPTPRATAGDFRFGGERDAVAAVYDAVAALLDAAGTDDATTRRAALTSALDQAQDALTGPRLRRYASSAAERRLHAQYAAALPLAEAATALAWAGDAASARASAGPRRLADAVRGGTPTGPLPAPHRSAPALRALDDALLHAAHAFDQGEGGDLHTRPRPAGARWRAVFGAGGREYGLRVALCFGAAVAVAQYLHHARWYGQHQHWYWLPATAVFLVKPDLGPLVSRVLCRAAGTVLGALLFAGFAAVLPRPEGLIALVAVSGALIPVATRHFAAQTAVVTVLVLALVMVGGEPQASAGRIGETLLACAIVLVVGHLPMPGQRGGGVRSRVAAAHDAAHTYLTHVLGESALGGGTPEARAVRWTLRREAYRTLAEARAAIALAAAELPFLARHSAGADDIVHTLERLVDATTACAVQLDDSGRLAPQHAEQLTSLLDELEQGRERSGLRLPERPLPLAG, translated from the coding sequence GTGACCCGGTCCCTGCCCGCACTGCCCCCCTGGCTCGCCCACGCCCTCCGCGCCCAGCGCGGTCCCGTTCCCTGGAGCGCCGTCGTCAGAGGCGCGCTCGCCGCCGGGCCCGTGCTGCTCGGCGCCGTCCTCCTCGACCGCACCTCCCTCGGGGTCGTCGCCGCCATCGGCGCCATGCTCGCCGGGATCAACGACCGCCCCGGCAGCCGGCGTGCCGCCGTGCGGCGCCTCGGGATGCCCGCGCTCGCCGGGGCCGCCGGGCTGCTCGTCGGGACGTCCGCCGGAGACCACCTCGGGCCACTCGCCCTCACCCTCCTCCTCACCGCCGTCGGACTGCTGGCCGGTTCGGTCAGCGCCGTCGGACCGATCGCCTCCGGAGCCGGGACGCAGCTCCTGGTCGCCTCCTCGATCGGCGCCGGGATGCCGCTGCCCGACGCCGGCTGGCAGCGGGCCCTCGCCTTCCTGACCGGCGCGGGCTGGCTGCTCGCGGTACGCCTCGTGCTGCCGACCCCGCGCGCCACCGCGGGCGACTTCCGCTTCGGCGGCGAGCGGGACGCCGTCGCCGCCGTGTACGACGCCGTCGCCGCACTCCTCGACGCCGCGGGCACCGACGACGCCACCACCCGCCGCGCCGCCCTGACCAGCGCCCTCGACCAGGCACAGGACGCCCTCACCGGCCCCCGGCTACGGCGTTACGCCAGCTCGGCCGCGGAACGGCGACTGCACGCCCAGTACGCCGCCGCGCTCCCGCTCGCCGAGGCCGCGACCGCGCTCGCCTGGGCCGGGGACGCCGCCTCCGCCCGCGCCTCCGCAGGACCCCGCAGGCTCGCGGACGCCGTCAGGGGCGGCACCCCGACCGGGCCACTGCCCGCCCCGCACCGCTCCGCGCCCGCCCTGCGCGCCCTCGACGACGCCCTCCTGCACGCCGCCCACGCCTTCGACCAGGGCGAAGGCGGCGACCTGCACACCCGGCCCCGGCCGGCCGGCGCCCGGTGGCGCGCGGTGTTCGGGGCCGGCGGGCGCGAGTACGGACTGCGGGTCGCGCTCTGCTTCGGGGCCGCCGTCGCCGTCGCCCAGTATCTGCACCACGCCCGCTGGTACGGGCAGCACCAGCACTGGTACTGGCTGCCCGCCACCGCCGTCTTCCTCGTCAAGCCCGACCTCGGACCCCTGGTGTCACGGGTGCTCTGCCGGGCCGCGGGGACCGTCCTCGGCGCGCTCCTGTTCGCCGGGTTCGCCGCCGTGCTGCCCCGGCCCGAAGGGCTCATCGCGCTCGTCGCCGTGAGCGGCGCCCTCATACCCGTCGCCACCCGGCACTTCGCCGCGCAGACCGCCGTCGTCACCGTGCTCGTCCTCGCCCTCGTGATGGTCGGCGGCGAACCGCAGGCGTCCGCCGGGCGGATCGGCGAGACCCTGCTCGCCTGCGCGATCGTCCTCGTCGTCGGACACCTCCCGATGCCGGGACAGCGCGGCGGCGGCGTACGGTCACGGGTCGCCGCCGCGCACGACGCCGCGCACACCTATCTCACCCATGTGCTCGGGGAGTCGGCGCTCGGCGGCGGCACTCCCGAAGCCCGAGCGGTCCGCTGGACCCTGCGCCGGGAGGCCTACCGCACCCTCGCCGAGGCCCGCGCGGCCATCGCCCTCGCCGCCGCCGAACTCCCCTTCCTGGCACGGCACTCGGCCGGCGCCGACGACATCGTCCACACCCTGGAACGACTCGTCGACGCCACCACCGCGTGCGCCGTGCAGCTCGACGACTCCGGCCGCCTCGCACCCCAGCACGCCGAGCAACTCACCTCACTTCTGGACGAGTTGGAGCAGGGACGAGAACGGAGCGGGCTGCGCCTCCCCGAACGGCCCCTGCCACTGGCCGGATAG
- a CDS encoding GNAT family N-acetyltransferase, producing the protein MSSTAPGRTAGSDVVLRRAGASDAGPAADVWLRSFRAALPTVVRPRSDDEVRDYFREVVVPCRETWVADACGEVVGVMVLGEGEISQLYLDPGWRGRGVGDRFVDLAKERAPDGLALWTFQVNTPAHRFYERHGFTAVAHTDGSGNEEREPDVRYVWRP; encoded by the coding sequence ATGAGCTCAACCGCGCCGGGCCGAACGGCCGGGTCCGATGTCGTCCTCCGTCGGGCGGGCGCGTCCGACGCCGGTCCGGCGGCCGACGTCTGGCTGCGCTCGTTCCGCGCCGCGCTGCCGACCGTCGTCCGACCGCGCTCCGACGACGAGGTGCGGGACTACTTCCGCGAGGTCGTGGTGCCGTGCCGGGAGACCTGGGTGGCGGACGCCTGCGGGGAGGTCGTCGGGGTGATGGTGCTGGGTGAGGGTGAGATCTCGCAGCTCTATCTCGACCCCGGGTGGCGTGGCCGGGGGGTCGGGGACCGGTTCGTGGACCTCGCCAAGGAGCGGGCACCGGACGGGCTCGCCCTCTGGACGTTCCAGGTCAACACGCCCGCGCACCGCTTCTACGAACGTCACGGCTTCACCGCCGTCGCGCACACGGACGGCAGCGGGAACGAGGAGCGGGAACCGGACGTGCGGTACGTGTGGCGGCCGTAG
- a CDS encoding glycoside hydrolase family 6 protein, translating to MCCAAVAPATATATGTGVPLAPTTVTGAGASTATGASSYPPPSAYPPPSAPPADEPFWTDPDSAAARQAAEWRAAGRSADAALMERIAGRPQAEWIYGPDPAPTVRARTTAAARAGRLAVLVAYYVPSRDCGQYSHGGAPSAADYRAWVDAFAAALDDRGAYIVVEPDAVAQVVAGCTEVTAAERYALLAYAVDRFKSRAHTRVYLDAGNSAWIPEAWRLVDALKASGVRRADGVSLNVSNFQTDQASSRYGEWLSKDLGGIHYVIDSSRNGNGPLPAATGTDAWCNPPGRALGTPPTTRTGGDRLDAYLWIKRPGESDGTCRGGPAAGQWWPEYALELARNIRDEVPDGARDGARDGARGARNAPRSR from the coding sequence CTGTGCTGCGCGGCCGTCGCACCGGCCACGGCGACGGCCACCGGCACGGGCGTCCCACTGGCCCCGACGACAGTCACCGGGGCGGGCGCGAGCACGGCCACGGGCGCGTCCTCATATCCGCCCCCGTCCGCGTATCCGCCCCCGTCCGCGCCCCCGGCCGACGAACCCTTCTGGACCGACCCCGATTCCGCCGCCGCGCGCCAGGCCGCCGAGTGGCGCGCGGCCGGGCGGTCGGCGGACGCCGCGCTGATGGAGCGGATCGCGGGACGCCCGCAGGCCGAGTGGATCTACGGCCCCGACCCGGCCCCGACCGTCCGCGCCCGCACCACGGCGGCGGCGCGTGCCGGACGCCTCGCCGTGCTCGTCGCCTACTACGTCCCCAGTCGCGACTGCGGCCAGTACTCCCACGGCGGCGCCCCGAGCGCGGCCGACTACCGTGCCTGGGTCGACGCGTTCGCGGCGGCGCTCGACGACCGCGGCGCCTACATCGTCGTCGAACCGGACGCGGTGGCCCAGGTGGTGGCGGGATGCACCGAGGTGACGGCCGCCGAGCGCTACGCCCTCCTGGCCTACGCCGTGGACCGTTTCAAGAGCAGGGCGCACACCCGTGTCTACCTCGACGCCGGCAACTCCGCCTGGATTCCCGAGGCTTGGCGGCTGGTCGACGCGCTGAAGGCGTCAGGGGTGCGGCGGGCCGACGGGGTGTCCCTCAACGTCTCCAACTTCCAGACCGACCAGGCAAGTTCGAGATACGGGGAGTGGCTCTCGAAGGATCTCGGCGGTATCCACTACGTCATCGACAGCAGCCGCAACGGCAACGGTCCGCTCCCGGCGGCGACCGGCACGGACGCCTGGTGCAATCCGCCGGGCCGGGCCCTCGGCACCCCGCCGACGACCCGCACGGGCGGCGACCGCCTCGACGCGTACCTGTGGATCAAACGCCCGGGAGAGTCGGACGGCACCTGCCGGGGCGGCCCCGCGGCGGGCCAGTGGTGGCCGGAATACGCCCTGGAACTGGCCCGCAACATTCGGGACGAGGTCCCCGACGGCGCCCGTGACGGTGCCCGTGATGGCGCCCGCGGTGCCCGCAACGCCCCCCGCAGCCGCTGA
- a CDS encoding MBL fold metallo-hydrolase encodes MNLPDGLPLVADGLHLWSPGHPGTWGFANCLLVTSGGDAALVDTPYDRPMTEALIAAARPLLAGATVGTIVNTHVNGDHTFGNGLFPGADIIATKASAEHLCREPSPAQMHFLTHGTPADEPLGWYAREHFGRYRYEGVDAVPPNITFSGRHDLRVGEIDVELIEVGPAHSAGDLIVHLPAQRVVCAGDVLFADDHPVHWDGPLARVAAACETVLALEPEVIVPGHGPLMSPEDVHQYAAYLRELAELIRVRHAAGVPAYEAAADILTTGFHDHLGLPERIVILTAVEYRHLDGGHGEPDLVALAGQAARWAYERRGPGAGTVPPSG; translated from the coding sequence ATGAACCTTCCTGACGGACTCCCCCTGGTCGCCGACGGACTCCACCTCTGGTCCCCTGGACACCCGGGCACCTGGGGCTTCGCGAACTGTCTGCTCGTGACCTCCGGCGGGGACGCGGCCCTGGTCGACACCCCCTACGACCGCCCGATGACCGAGGCCCTGATCGCCGCGGCTCGGCCGCTGCTGGCCGGCGCCACCGTGGGCACCATCGTCAACACCCACGTCAACGGCGACCACACCTTCGGCAACGGCCTCTTCCCCGGCGCCGACATCATCGCCACCAAGGCCAGCGCCGAACACCTGTGCAGGGAACCGTCGCCCGCGCAGATGCACTTCCTCACCCACGGCACACCGGCCGACGAGCCCCTCGGCTGGTACGCCCGTGAGCACTTCGGCCGCTACCGGTACGAGGGCGTCGACGCCGTGCCGCCGAACATCACCTTCTCCGGGCGGCACGACCTGCGGGTCGGCGAGATCGACGTCGAGCTGATCGAGGTCGGCCCGGCGCACTCGGCCGGCGACCTGATCGTCCATCTGCCCGCCCAACGGGTGGTCTGCGCGGGCGACGTCCTCTTCGCCGACGACCACCCCGTGCACTGGGACGGCCCGCTCGCCCGGGTCGCCGCCGCGTGCGAGACGGTCCTCGCCCTCGAACCCGAGGTGATCGTCCCCGGCCACGGCCCGCTGATGAGCCCCGAGGACGTTCACCAATACGCTGCCTATCTGCGGGAGTTGGCCGAACTGATCCGCGTCAGGCACGCCGCGGGCGTCCCCGCCTACGAGGCCGCGGCCGACATCCTCACGACCGGCTTCCACGACCACCTCGGCCTGCCGGAACGGATCGTGATCCTCACGGCCGTGGAGTACCGCCACCTCGACGGCGGCCATGGCGAACCCGACCTCGTGGCACTCGCCGGGCAGGCGGCGCGCTGGGCGTACGAGCGGCGCGGGCCGGGCGCCGGGACCGTCCCGCCGTCGGGGTGA
- a CDS encoding aspartate/glutamate racemase family protein, whose translation MRIVVTNCNTTREMTEEIVRGARTAAGAGTTVTGLTPAWGPESAEGWLDSYLSAAAVMDLLRTYRGPAYDAVVLAGFGEHGREGVRELVDVPVVDITEAAAHLACLLGRRYGVVTTLERSRGQIEDSLETAGVARNCAAVVGTGLGVLDLGDAARTEAAFLAAAEQARAAGAEVLVLGCAGMTGLERTVGEKLGLPVVDGVGAAVKLAESLVELGLTTSRAGSYARPVAKRRTWGGGASEGMGRPGGAGE comes from the coding sequence GTGCGGATCGTCGTCACCAACTGCAACACCACACGCGAGATGACCGAGGAGATCGTCCGGGGCGCCCGCACCGCCGCGGGCGCGGGCACCACCGTGACCGGGCTGACCCCCGCGTGGGGCCCCGAGTCGGCGGAGGGCTGGCTCGACAGCTACCTCTCGGCCGCCGCGGTCATGGACCTGCTGCGCACCTACCGGGGTCCCGCCTACGACGCCGTCGTGCTCGCCGGGTTCGGGGAGCACGGGCGGGAAGGCGTACGGGAGTTGGTGGACGTGCCGGTCGTCGACATCACCGAGGCCGCCGCCCACCTTGCGTGCCTGCTGGGACGTCGGTACGGCGTCGTCACCACCCTGGAACGCTCCCGCGGGCAGATCGAGGACAGCCTGGAGACGGCGGGAGTCGCCCGCAACTGCGCCGCCGTCGTCGGCACCGGACTCGGCGTCCTCGACCTCGGCGACGCGGCCCGCACCGAGGCGGCGTTCCTGGCCGCCGCCGAACAGGCGCGGGCCGCGGGAGCGGAGGTCCTGGTGCTCGGCTGCGCCGGGATGACGGGCCTTGAACGCACGGTGGGCGAGAAGCTGGGCCTGCCGGTCGTGGACGGGGTCGGCGCCGCGGTCAAACTCGCCGAATCACTGGTCGAGTTGGGGCTCACCACGAGCAGGGCGGGAAGTTACGCGCGCCCGGTGGCGAAGCGGCGGACGTGGGGCGGGGGCGCGAGCGAGGGCATGGGGAGGCCGGGAGGGGCGGGGGAGTGA
- a CDS encoding NCS1 family nucleobase:cation symporter-1 produces the protein MSLADRAEATGAPAFAPDPRLTNEDLAPAGQRNWKVFDLFAMWMSDVHNLGNYTFAAGLLVLGMNVWQVFTALLAGFVLIYVGMNRMGTIGQRHGVPFPVVSRISFGVWGANIPALIRAVIAIMWYGIQTYLASVAVNVMLLAAWPGLESWTHSSFLGLDALGWLSFVSLWLVQALIISQGMESVRKFQDFCGPAIWIVMIALAVWVLAKAGWTISLTDTPHPVPVGEQWRQWFGAIGLILATYGTLMLNFCDFSRFAPDQRTVRRGNFWGLPINSTAFVVVSVIVTAGSLKVFGEAITDPAELVAKVGNTWVLVLGALTFAVATMGVNIVANFVSPAYDLANVWPQKITFKIGGWISTVAALVVTPWNLFSNPTVVNYFLGGLGAFLGPLFGVIMVDYYWVKRGRIDVDDLFNASPGSRYYYRKGVNPRALWAFLPSAGVAAVLALVKTFSDVAPYSWFIGTALAAGLYAVLCRSERTAEEG, from the coding sequence GTGTCCCTCGCCGACCGCGCCGAAGCCACCGGCGCACCAGCGTTCGCCCCCGATCCCCGGCTCACCAACGAAGACCTCGCCCCCGCGGGGCAGCGGAACTGGAAGGTCTTCGACCTCTTCGCCATGTGGATGTCCGACGTCCACAACCTCGGCAACTACACGTTCGCCGCAGGGCTGTTGGTCCTCGGCATGAACGTCTGGCAGGTCTTCACCGCCCTGCTCGCCGGGTTCGTGCTCATCTACGTCGGCATGAACCGGATGGGCACGATAGGCCAGCGTCACGGCGTGCCCTTCCCCGTCGTCAGCCGGATCAGCTTCGGCGTCTGGGGCGCCAACATCCCCGCCCTGATCCGGGCCGTGATCGCCATCATGTGGTACGGCATCCAGACCTACCTGGCCTCCGTCGCCGTCAACGTGATGCTGCTGGCCGCCTGGCCGGGCCTTGAGTCCTGGACGCACAGCTCGTTCCTCGGACTTGACGCCCTCGGCTGGCTCTCGTTCGTCTCGCTCTGGCTCGTGCAGGCCCTGATCATCAGTCAGGGGATGGAGTCCGTCAGGAAGTTCCAGGACTTCTGCGGACCCGCCATCTGGATCGTGATGATCGCCCTCGCCGTCTGGGTGCTTGCCAAGGCCGGCTGGACGATCTCCCTCACCGACACCCCGCATCCGGTCCCGGTCGGCGAGCAGTGGCGCCAGTGGTTCGGCGCGATCGGCCTGATCCTCGCCACCTACGGCACCCTGATGCTCAACTTCTGCGACTTCTCCCGCTTCGCACCCGACCAACGCACCGTCCGGCGCGGCAACTTCTGGGGCCTGCCCATCAACTCCACGGCCTTCGTGGTCGTCTCGGTCATCGTCACCGCCGGCTCGCTGAAGGTCTTCGGCGAGGCCATCACCGACCCCGCCGAACTGGTCGCCAAGGTCGGCAACACCTGGGTGCTCGTCCTCGGCGCCCTGACCTTCGCCGTCGCCACCATGGGCGTCAACATCGTCGCCAACTTCGTCTCACCCGCCTACGACCTCGCCAACGTCTGGCCCCAGAAGATCACCTTCAAGATCGGCGGCTGGATCAGCACGGTCGCCGCACTGGTCGTCACCCCCTGGAACCTCTTCTCCAACCCGACCGTCGTCAACTACTTCCTCGGCGGGCTCGGCGCCTTCCTCGGACCGCTGTTCGGCGTCATCATGGTCGACTACTACTGGGTCAAGCGCGGCCGGATCGACGTCGACGACCTCTTCAACGCCAGCCCCGGCAGCCGCTATTACTACCGTAAGGGCGTCAACCCCCGTGCCCTGTGGGCGTTCCTCCCCTCGGCGGGCGTCGCCGCGGTGCTCGCGCTGGTGAAGACCTTCAGCGACGTCGCCCCCTACTCCTGGTTCATCGGCACCGCCCTCGCGGCCGGACTGTACGCCGTCCTGTGCCGGAGCGAGCGCACGGCGGAGGAGGGCTGA
- a CDS encoding GntR family transcriptional regulator, translating into MAKIEPLGAVRERVLATLRQDIIAGRLCPGDRLVERELAERLGVSRVPVREAIRALVAEGFVHFESARRTVVRRLTPTDVKELFELREALEVYAAGLAAARATPEALAELRALLARSAAATEADDAEAITDINTLFHDRILALAGNSLLISVMEPVDGRLRWLTRQNEEWPQLLTEHRDLYDAIASGDPDRARAHALTHVKANYRSTVRHLFGEDQPPA; encoded by the coding sequence ATGGCGAAGATCGAACCTCTCGGCGCGGTGCGCGAGCGGGTCCTGGCGACCCTGCGGCAGGACATCATCGCGGGCCGGCTCTGCCCCGGTGACCGGCTCGTCGAAAGGGAGTTGGCGGAGCGGCTCGGAGTGTCACGGGTGCCGGTCAGGGAGGCGATCCGGGCGCTGGTCGCGGAGGGCTTCGTCCACTTCGAGTCCGCGCGCCGCACCGTCGTACGGCGGCTGACCCCGACCGACGTCAAGGAACTCTTCGAACTGCGCGAGGCGTTGGAGGTCTACGCGGCGGGGCTCGCGGCGGCGCGGGCGACACCGGAGGCGCTGGCGGAGCTGCGCGCGCTGCTGGCGCGGTCCGCGGCGGCGACCGAGGCGGACGACGCCGAGGCCATCACGGACATCAACACCCTCTTCCACGACCGCATCCTCGCGCTGGCCGGCAACAGCCTGCTGATCTCGGTGATGGAACCGGTCGACGGCAGGCTGCGCTGGCTGACCCGGCAGAACGAGGAGTGGCCCCAACTCCTCACGGAACACCGGGACCTGTACGACGCCATCGCCTCGGGCGACCCGGACCGGGCCCGCGCCCACGCCCTGACCCACGTCAAGGCCAACTACCGCTCCACGGTCCGGCACCTGTTCGGCGAGGACCAGCCCCCCGCCTGA
- a CDS encoding uracil-DNA glycosylase, translated as MSALADLDRRVADCRACPRLVEWREEVARTKRAAFADWTYWGRAVPGFGPADAKLLIIGLAPAAHGANRTGRMFTGDRSGDVLYRALYDVGLASRPTAVSADDGLTLRGVRITSPVHCAPPENKPTPAERDTCRPWLVEELRLLRPTVRAAVVLGAFGWQAALPAFAAAGWDIPRPRPPFGHATRVRLAGLDLFGCFHVSQRNTFTGKLTPEMLRDVLREAAGAAGLPTEG; from the coding sequence GTGAGCGCTCTCGCCGATCTCGACCGACGTGTCGCGGACTGCCGTGCCTGTCCGCGGCTGGTCGAGTGGCGGGAGGAGGTCGCCCGCACCAAGCGGGCCGCGTTCGCCGACTGGACGTACTGGGGGCGGGCGGTGCCGGGGTTCGGGCCGGCCGACGCGAAGCTGCTGATCATCGGGCTGGCGCCGGCGGCCCACGGCGCCAACCGCACCGGCCGGATGTTCACCGGAGACCGCTCGGGCGACGTCCTCTACCGGGCGCTGTACGACGTGGGTCTCGCGTCGCGGCCGACGGCCGTCTCCGCCGATGACGGCCTGACCCTGCGCGGTGTCCGCATCACGTCACCGGTGCACTGCGCGCCGCCAGAGAACAAGCCGACCCCGGCGGAACGGGACACCTGCCGGCCCTGGCTCGTGGAGGAACTGCGGCTGCTGCGGCCGACGGTGCGCGCGGCGGTCGTCCTCGGCGCCTTCGGCTGGCAGGCGGCGCTCCCGGCGTTCGCGGCGGCGGGCTGGGACATCCCACGCCCCCGGCCGCCCTTCGGCCACGCTACCCGGGTGAGGCTGGCCGGACTCGACCTGTTCGGCTGCTTCCACGTCAGCCAACGCAACACGTTCACGGGGAAGTTGACCCCCGAGATGCTGCGGGACGTACTGCGCGAGGCGGCGGGGGCGGCGGGGCTGCCGACCGAGGGGTGA
- a CDS encoding RNA-binding S4 domain-containing protein, translating to MASEESAVNDDQAPAAEPAERDPKVEAAVAAAEAAGIADGGTVRLDSWIWAVRLVKTRSVGASACRGGHVHVNGERVKPAYAVRVGDEVRLRHDGRERIVVVKRLICKRVGAPVAVQCYVDNSPPPPPRQSAAPAGVRDRGTGRPTKRDRRDLERLRGLKDSAAAARTSRRGDEEQPGR from the coding sequence ATGGCTTCCGAAGAGTCCGCAGTGAACGACGACCAGGCGCCGGCGGCCGAGCCCGCGGAGCGGGACCCGAAGGTCGAGGCGGCCGTCGCCGCGGCCGAGGCCGCCGGGATCGCGGACGGCGGGACGGTACGGCTCGACAGCTGGATCTGGGCGGTGCGGCTGGTCAAGACCCGCTCGGTCGGCGCCAGCGCCTGCCGGGGCGGTCACGTGCACGTCAACGGCGAGCGGGTGAAACCGGCCTACGCGGTGCGGGTGGGCGACGAGGTGCGGCTGCGGCACGACGGCCGCGAGCGGATCGTCGTCGTCAAGCGCCTGATCTGCAAGCGGGTCGGCGCCCCCGTCGCCGTCCAGTGCTACGTCGACAACTCCCCGCCCCCGCCGCCCCGCCAGTCGGCGGCCCCTGCCGGTGTCCGCGACCGCGGCACCGGCCGCCCCACCAAGCGGGACCGACGCGACCTGGAACGGCTGCGCGGCCTGAAGGACTCGGCGGCCGCGGCCCGCACCAGCCGCCGCGGCGACGAGGAACAGCCCGGCAGGTGA